One genomic window of Stieleria sp. JC731 includes the following:
- a CDS encoding TCR/Tet family MFS transporter — protein MNHPESQESIASNRSDSEQSDSEASPYAPPVAIEAAEEISEAPQSPKRQAGILFIWITLFIDILGIGIVIPVLPGLVEELSGLSKSGAAWYYGVIVASYATMQFLCAPILGGLSDRFGRRPILLVALFGLGVDFIIQGMANSLWLLFVARIISGIFGASFTTGNAYIADISTDDTRARNFGLVGAAFGLGFIIGPALGGLLSAQLSLRAPFFAAAGLALLNWMYGFFILPESLPPEKRRQFSLKTANAFGIIKTLRRYPLVAGLAMVFLLKALSQRGLENVFVLFSEYRFEWSHQTVGFFLCWVGVTAVIVQGGLVRPAVKRFGEYKILLFATMISAISFLGYAFATEAWMLPAIAVVGALGGLAGPAVQSLVTKTVHESEQGEVQGALTSLQGLTSIFAPIIFTSGLFSYFTGSSAPFKFAGAPFLLGAILIFISFFVLLGVLAKHPQD, from the coding sequence ATGAACCATCCAGAGTCGCAAGAATCGATCGCTTCCAACCGGAGCGACTCTGAACAGAGCGATTCTGAAGCTTCGCCCTACGCTCCGCCGGTCGCTATCGAAGCGGCTGAGGAAATCAGCGAAGCTCCCCAATCCCCCAAGCGACAAGCCGGGATCCTGTTCATCTGGATTACCCTGTTCATCGATATCTTGGGAATCGGGATTGTGATCCCAGTCCTGCCCGGTTTGGTCGAAGAGCTTTCCGGTTTATCCAAAAGCGGCGCCGCTTGGTATTACGGCGTGATCGTCGCCTCCTATGCGACGATGCAGTTTCTATGTGCACCGATTCTCGGAGGGCTGTCGGATCGATTCGGACGCCGCCCGATTCTGCTCGTTGCGCTTTTCGGATTGGGCGTCGACTTTATTATCCAAGGGATGGCCAACAGCCTTTGGTTGCTTTTTGTCGCACGAATTATCTCAGGGATCTTCGGCGCGAGCTTCACCACGGGCAACGCATACATCGCTGACATCTCGACCGATGATACCCGTGCGCGTAACTTCGGATTGGTGGGTGCGGCATTTGGCCTGGGATTTATCATCGGCCCGGCATTAGGCGGCTTACTCAGTGCCCAACTATCACTGCGAGCGCCTTTCTTTGCCGCGGCAGGACTGGCACTGCTGAACTGGATGTATGGCTTCTTCATTTTGCCGGAGTCACTGCCACCTGAAAAACGTCGGCAGTTCTCGCTTAAGACGGCTAACGCGTTTGGCATCATCAAGACCTTGCGGCGATATCCATTGGTCGCGGGACTGGCAATGGTATTCCTGCTCAAAGCGCTTTCGCAACGTGGTCTCGAGAACGTGTTCGTTTTGTTCTCGGAGTACCGTTTCGAATGGAGCCATCAAACGGTTGGCTTCTTTCTTTGCTGGGTCGGTGTGACAGCGGTCATCGTCCAAGGCGGACTGGTAAGGCCCGCCGTCAAACGCTTCGGTGAATACAAAATCTTGTTGTTCGCCACGATGATTTCGGCTATTTCCTTCTTGGGATACGCCTTTGCGACCGAAGCCTGGATGTTGCCTGCAATCGCGGTGGTGGGTGCACTGGGTGGATTGGCAGGACCTGCCGTTCAAAGCCTGGTCACCAAAACAGTTCATGAATCAGAGCAAGGCGAAGTCCAGGGCGCACTGACTTCGCTGCAAGGTCTGACCAGCATCTTTGCTCCAATCATTTTCACCAGCGGACTGTTCAGCTATTTCACGGGCAGTTCTGCACCGTTCAAGTTCGCCGGCGCGCCGTTTCTGCTGGGGGCAATCCTAATCTTCATCTCATTCTTTGTACTGCTTGGCGTTCTTGCCAAGCATCCCCAAGACTAG
- the lipA gene encoding lipoyl synthase, whose product MAFRLPVVADPEIPEGTDLSGSGRLPRWLKRPIPKSNANHMTAGLLDELKLETVCDNAKCPNRMECYSQQTATFMILGNVCTRPCGFCAVHRGRPPAMPEADEPERVAEAAARLGLKHVVITSVTRDDLPDGGADHYYRCIVAVRERTGATTEVLTPDFVQCRDALERVIEAKPTVFNHNMETVPRLYRRVRGPKSEYAWTLGMMKKVKEYDPAVKTKSGLMLGLGEERGELLDALADMREYDVDFLTLGQYLQPGEKYLPVVRYVPPEEFEELAEIAKGMGFKKVASGPFVRSSYHARDMAETEV is encoded by the coding sequence ATGGCATTTCGTTTACCTGTCGTAGCTGACCCGGAAATTCCCGAAGGAACCGATTTGAGCGGAAGCGGTCGGCTACCACGCTGGCTGAAGCGACCGATCCCCAAAAGCAACGCCAACCACATGACGGCGGGGCTGTTGGATGAATTGAAACTGGAAACGGTTTGCGATAACGCGAAGTGCCCCAACCGGATGGAGTGCTACAGCCAGCAAACCGCGACATTCATGATCTTGGGAAATGTTTGCACGCGGCCATGCGGTTTTTGTGCCGTTCACCGTGGTCGTCCTCCCGCGATGCCCGAGGCTGATGAACCCGAGCGAGTTGCGGAGGCGGCTGCTCGACTGGGATTGAAGCATGTCGTGATCACCAGTGTGACGCGCGATGATCTTCCCGACGGCGGCGCGGACCATTACTACCGCTGCATTGTGGCTGTGCGTGAACGAACCGGAGCGACAACCGAGGTGCTGACGCCTGACTTTGTCCAGTGCCGTGACGCACTCGAGCGTGTGATCGAAGCGAAGCCAACCGTCTTCAACCACAACATGGAAACCGTCCCGCGACTTTACCGACGCGTCCGTGGTCCCAAAAGCGAATACGCTTGGACGCTCGGGATGATGAAAAAGGTCAAGGAATACGATCCGGCGGTTAAAACCAAAAGCGGATTGATGCTTGGTCTAGGCGAAGAACGTGGCGAGTTGCTTGACGCATTAGCGGATATGCGTGAGTACGACGTCGACTTTTTGACGCTGGGGCAGTACTTGCAACCAGGTGAAAAGTATCTGCCGGTTGTGCGCTACGTTCCGCCGGAAGAGTTCGAAGAGCTAGCCGAAATCGCCAAGGGCATGGGCTTTAAGAAAGTGGCCAGCGGCCCCTTCGTCCGCAGTAGCTATCACGCCCGCGATATGGCTGAAACCGAAGTCTGA
- a CDS encoding ABC transporter ATP-binding protein — protein sequence MEPNQTASPDANVGANHVLSIRNLIKTFDQPGGGQLTVLDIESLTIDQGEQLALIGESGGGKTTLLHIIAGLLTPTSGSIRIGNVETTKLSEQGRDRLRAGSIGYVFQTFNLLPAFSAIENVQLGMAFGNRPVDIGRARDLLGKVGLADRANYRPKQLSVGQQQRVAIARALAGRPKLLLADEPTANVDPASADNVLDLIINSCREENIALMMVTHSMPVTERFARVDRLEDINRALHATA from the coding sequence ATGGAACCCAACCAAACCGCCAGCCCGGATGCGAACGTCGGCGCTAACCACGTCCTTTCAATCCGCAATCTGATCAAGACGTTCGACCAGCCCGGCGGAGGCCAGTTGACGGTCCTCGACATCGAATCGTTGACGATCGATCAAGGCGAACAGCTCGCGTTGATCGGTGAAAGCGGCGGTGGCAAAACGACTTTGCTACACATCATCGCCGGCCTGCTCACACCGACATCGGGAAGCATTCGAATCGGTAACGTCGAAACGACAAAGCTTTCCGAACAGGGACGCGATCGTCTACGCGCCGGCTCGATCGGCTACGTTTTTCAAACATTCAACTTGCTGCCAGCCTTTTCCGCGATCGAGAACGTGCAGCTGGGGATGGCATTTGGCAACCGTCCCGTCGATATCGGTCGTGCACGTGACTTGTTAGGCAAAGTCGGCTTGGCGGATCGAGCCAACTATCGCCCCAAACAACTCTCCGTTGGGCAACAACAACGAGTCGCGATCGCCAGAGCTTTAGCGGGTCGCCCGAAACTGCTGCTGGCCGATGAACCGACCGCCAACGTCGATCCGGCAAGTGCCGACAACGTGCTGGACTTGATCATCAATTCCTGTCGCGAAGAAAACATTGCGTTGATGATGGTGACGCACTCGATGCCGGTCACCGAACGATTCGCTCGCGTTGATCGGTTGGAAGACATCAACCGTGCCCTTCACGCGACCGCTTAA
- a CDS encoding Hsp20/alpha crystallin family protein: MRMVFPKQASSQFLDDLATDMNTLVETFFGETPSGDKRQKSMRVPLDIDETEKAFYITLDVPGVAQDAVEIDVSEDVLTVKGSRGGVQADTPEAVPESATDAVGRQSRKRERPNGEFHRVVRFSIPIDADHVSANLADGVLEISVPKADPNKGKRRIPVAKG, from the coding sequence ATGCGAATGGTATTTCCCAAACAAGCCTCGTCACAGTTTCTGGATGACTTGGCAACCGATATGAACACCTTGGTCGAAACCTTTTTTGGCGAGACACCAAGTGGTGATAAAAGACAAAAATCAATGCGGGTTCCGTTGGACATCGACGAAACCGAAAAAGCGTTTTACATAACTCTGGATGTCCCAGGAGTCGCGCAAGACGCAGTCGAAATCGACGTCAGCGAAGACGTCTTAACAGTAAAAGGATCTCGCGGCGGCGTGCAGGCTGATACGCCCGAAGCGGTGCCGGAATCTGCCACCGATGCCGTAGGCCGCCAATCACGCAAGCGAGAACGCCCCAACGGAGAATTTCATCGCGTTGTACGCTTCTCGATCCCAATTGATGCCGATCACGTGTCGGCCAACCTTGCCGATGGCGTCCTAGAAATCTCGGTACCGAAAGCCGATCCAAACAAGGGAAAACGCCGTATACCGGTAGCAAAAGGGTGA
- the pckA gene encoding phosphoenolpyruvate carboxykinase (ATP): protein MFDLTQYEIDVKKIFRNASPAALYEEALRYEKNATLADTGALIAYSGDKTGRSPKDKRIVKHPESENDVWWGTVNIGLDEQVFCVNRERAIDYLNTRSRLYVLDAFAGWDPKYRIKVRVICARPYHALFMHNMLIRPTREELETFGEPDCVIINAGAFPANRYTTGMTSKTSVDLSLERREVVILGTQYAGEMKKAVFTLMNYLMPKSGVLPMHCSATSDPETDRSSVLFGLSGTGKTTLSADPKRSLIGDDEHCWTDHGVFNIEGGCYAKAIYLTRDAEPQIFDALRYGAVLENVVYDQADHHVEFDDSSITENTRGAYPIEYIPNAKIPCTAGQPTDVIFLTCDAFGVLPPVSRLTPEQAEYHFISGYTAKVAGTEVGVTEPEATFSPCFGGPFLVWHPGKYAELLSERIRRYGTNVWLINTGWSGGAYGVGSRMKLAYTRAIVDAIHSGVLKDAPVEKEPCFGLDVVTKCPGVPDEILVPRNTWSDPSAYDATAKKLAGLFHKNFKSYADGVSDKVRDAGPMPV from the coding sequence ATGTTTGATCTGACTCAGTACGAAATCGACGTCAAAAAAATCTTTCGCAACGCCTCGCCGGCGGCACTCTACGAAGAAGCTCTTCGCTACGAAAAAAATGCGACCTTGGCCGATACCGGTGCCCTGATTGCCTATTCAGGTGACAAGACTGGGCGGTCGCCGAAGGATAAACGCATCGTTAAACATCCCGAATCGGAGAACGATGTTTGGTGGGGAACCGTCAACATTGGACTCGACGAGCAGGTCTTTTGCGTCAACCGTGAACGGGCGATTGATTATCTCAACACCCGCAGTCGGCTGTACGTTCTGGATGCATTCGCCGGATGGGATCCCAAGTATCGCATCAAGGTTCGCGTCATCTGTGCACGTCCGTATCACGCGTTGTTCATGCACAACATGTTGATCCGTCCGACTCGTGAAGAGCTGGAAACGTTTGGCGAACCGGATTGTGTGATCATCAACGCCGGTGCTTTTCCGGCGAACCGCTACACGACCGGGATGACTAGCAAGACCAGCGTCGATCTAAGCTTGGAACGACGAGAAGTGGTCATCTTGGGAACGCAGTACGCCGGTGAGATGAAGAAGGCCGTGTTCACATTGATGAACTACCTGATGCCGAAGTCAGGTGTGCTGCCGATGCACTGCTCCGCGACTAGCGATCCAGAAACGGATCGCTCATCCGTTCTCTTTGGTCTATCGGGAACCGGCAAGACGACTCTTTCTGCTGACCCTAAGCGTTCGCTTATCGGTGACGACGAACACTGCTGGACCGATCATGGTGTCTTCAATATCGAAGGCGGGTGCTACGCAAAAGCGATCTATCTGACACGTGATGCCGAACCACAAATCTTTGACGCGCTTCGCTATGGTGCGGTGTTAGAGAATGTGGTCTACGATCAAGCCGATCACCATGTCGAATTTGATGACAGTTCGATCACCGAGAACACTCGCGGTGCTTACCCGATTGAATATATCCCCAATGCAAAGATCCCATGCACGGCCGGTCAACCGACCGATGTGATCTTCTTGACCTGCGACGCATTCGGCGTGCTACCACCAGTCAGTCGGTTGACTCCAGAGCAGGCAGAGTACCACTTTATCAGCGGCTATACCGCCAAAGTCGCCGGTACCGAAGTCGGCGTGACTGAACCCGAAGCGACATTCTCACCTTGCTTTGGTGGCCCATTTTTGGTCTGGCATCCCGGCAAGTACGCCGAGCTGTTGTCCGAGCGTATTCGCCGCTACGGCACGAATGTTTGGCTGATCAACACCGGTTGGAGCGGCGGGGCTTACGGTGTGGGAAGCCGGATGAAGCTGGCATACACTCGCGCGATCGTCGATGCGATTCATAGCGGGGTTCTCAAAGACGCTCCTGTCGAAAAGGAACCCTGTTTCGGATTGGACGTCGTAACAAAGTGTCCGGGCGTTCCTGATGAAATCCTGGTGCCGCGAAATACTTGGAGTGATCCAAGTGCCTATGACGCCACCGCGAAAAAGCTCGCTGGGCTCTTCCACAAGAACTTTAAATCCTACGCCGATGGCGTTAGCGATAAAGTTCGTGATGCTGGCCCCATGCCTGTCTAA
- the smpB gene encoding SsrA-binding protein SmpB, whose product MAKNKKSKPKKGTASKKAGPQITVVSENRKARHRYEILDTIECGLMLMGSEVKSMREGKLSLDEAHIREKDRELWLIGADIAHYNNAGMWNHDPRRPRKLLLHAVEINKFSGRAHERGLTLIPLKVYFNERGIAKCLMGLVKGKKIHDKRETIKKRESDRGLQRAMRGRG is encoded by the coding sequence ATGGCGAAGAACAAAAAATCAAAACCGAAGAAAGGCACCGCTTCGAAAAAGGCTGGGCCGCAGATCACCGTTGTCTCTGAAAACCGCAAGGCACGTCATCGCTACGAGATTCTCGACACGATCGAATGTGGTTTGATGCTGATGGGCAGCGAAGTGAAATCGATGCGTGAAGGAAAACTTTCACTCGACGAGGCTCACATCAGAGAAAAGGATCGCGAGCTGTGGTTGATCGGTGCGGACATCGCTCACTACAACAACGCCGGGATGTGGAATCACGATCCGCGACGTCCAAGGAAGCTGTTACTTCATGCGGTCGAGATCAATAAGTTTTCAGGCCGTGCGCATGAACGTGGCCTGACCCTGATCCCCCTGAAGGTCTACTTCAACGAACGCGGGATCGCCAAATGCTTGATGGGCTTGGTCAAAGGCAAGAAGATTCACGACAAACGCGAAACGATTAAAAAACGCGAGTCCGATCGTGGGCTACAACGTGCGATGCGAGGCCGCGGCTAG
- a CDS encoding ABC transporter permease, with product MWLLRIAWRNFCYRALSSLLTTVSLALGVALVVMVLAIFGIVTEAFSRNAQVGYNLVVGPKGSALQLTLNSVYYLSRPIENLPFTEYMEFFPADQRAEMVRQYGGDPALGERDGVYASYVAGGGFAIPLALGDYLSEFRVVGTTPDFFELLRHGPTLEEKFTFSAGRALKTHSEEYGYFEAVLGSRVARQMNLSVGDTFQNNHGDPEGKGHGQGFTVVGIMDPTGTPNDRAAFVNLEGFYLLDGHAKPVTEDAIIEPPTEAIADDAGHQPLTIPEREVTSILVRTGMPMLGVVLETQVNESVRAQAAAPVGEIARLMEAIVGPMLTALLVITLITCVVAAVGVLVAIYNSMNDRRRDIAVMRALGARRETVTGVILMESLLIASIGAISGWMLAHLAIWFFSGEIEDRTGVQVGILTTSSYEGWVFPLVAILALLAGLLPALSAYRTDVGTNLSA from the coding sequence ATGTGGCTCCTTCGTATCGCTTGGCGAAACTTTTGTTACCGAGCATTATCGAGTCTTTTGACAACCGTTTCGCTCGCATTAGGCGTGGCACTTGTTGTCATGGTGCTTGCCATCTTCGGCATCGTCACCGAAGCGTTCTCGCGCAACGCGCAAGTGGGCTACAACCTTGTCGTCGGTCCCAAAGGTAGCGCCCTGCAGCTGACGCTAAACAGTGTTTACTACCTCAGTCGCCCGATCGAAAACCTACCGTTCACGGAATACATGGAATTCTTTCCGGCCGATCAACGTGCCGAAATGGTTCGACAATACGGGGGCGACCCCGCATTAGGAGAACGCGATGGGGTCTACGCCAGCTATGTGGCCGGAGGCGGTTTCGCGATCCCACTGGCACTGGGCGACTACTTGAGCGAGTTCCGTGTGGTCGGCACAACACCGGACTTTTTCGAACTGCTCCGTCACGGCCCGACGCTAGAAGAGAAGTTCACATTCAGCGCCGGTCGCGCGCTGAAAACTCACTCGGAAGAATACGGTTACTTTGAAGCAGTGCTCGGGTCACGCGTCGCCCGCCAAATGAACTTGTCGGTTGGCGACACGTTTCAGAACAACCACGGTGATCCCGAAGGCAAAGGCCACGGGCAAGGCTTTACCGTGGTCGGCATCATGGACCCGACCGGAACCCCAAATGACCGCGCCGCTTTTGTGAACCTGGAAGGCTTTTATTTGCTTGATGGTCACGCCAAACCGGTTACCGAAGATGCGATCATCGAGCCTCCCACCGAAGCGATTGCCGATGATGCCGGGCACCAACCGCTAACGATTCCCGAACGCGAAGTCACATCGATCCTTGTCCGTACCGGAATGCCCATGCTGGGTGTTGTACTGGAAACGCAAGTCAACGAAAGCGTTCGCGCACAGGCAGCAGCCCCAGTTGGTGAAATCGCACGGTTGATGGAAGCGATCGTCGGCCCCATGCTGACCGCCCTGCTGGTCATCACACTGATCACCTGCGTCGTCGCGGCCGTTGGCGTTCTGGTGGCGATCTACAACTCAATGAACGATCGTCGCCGCGACATCGCCGTCATGCGGGCGTTGGGTGCTCGTCGGGAGACCGTCACAGGCGTGATCCTCATGGAAAGCTTGCTCATCGCTTCGATCGGTGCGATCAGCGGATGGATGCTGGCACACCTGGCCATCTGGTTCTTTAGCGGCGAAATCGAAGACCGGACCGGCGTTCAGGTCGGGATCTTGACCACCAGCTCTTACGAGGGTTGGGTCTTCCCACTCGTAGCGATCCTAGCACTGCTCGCGGGACTGTTGCCCGCACTAAGTGCCTACCGCACCGATGTGGGAACCAATTTGTCCGCCTAA
- a CDS encoding phosphatidylinositol-specific phospholipase C/glycerophosphodiester phosphodiesterase family protein has translation MLQKHRLVFIAYLVFVTCNFASSNVCEAVEPLRQAHAHNDYWHDRPLHDALDNGFCSVESDIFLWNGALLVGHDPIELKPDRTLQHLYLDPLKERIEKNGGKVFKDGPQFTLMVDVKTEAESTYEKLEEVLKDYRELLCRIESGKYVEGPIQVIVSGNRTIETMRKANDRLSFVDGRLEHFEETTFASTLMPLISERWSKCFRWNGEGEFPTQEKMRLQALVNAAHANGQRVRFWATSENEAVWKALLEAGVDHINTDELKRLAEFLKTSS, from the coding sequence ATGCTTCAAAAACACCGGCTCGTTTTCATCGCATACTTGGTCTTTGTGACCTGCAATTTCGCTTCGTCAAATGTTTGCGAAGCCGTTGAACCGCTACGCCAGGCACACGCACACAACGACTACTGGCATGACCGACCACTTCATGATGCGTTGGACAACGGCTTCTGCAGTGTCGAATCAGACATCTTCCTGTGGAACGGAGCCCTGCTGGTTGGGCATGACCCGATTGAGCTGAAACCCGATCGAACACTTCAACATCTCTATCTGGATCCCCTAAAAGAGCGCATCGAGAAAAATGGCGGAAAGGTTTTCAAGGATGGCCCACAGTTCACCTTGATGGTCGACGTCAAAACCGAAGCGGAAAGCACCTACGAAAAGCTAGAAGAAGTCTTAAAAGATTATCGCGAGCTGCTGTGCAGAATCGAATCCGGCAAGTATGTCGAAGGTCCGATCCAAGTCATCGTTTCGGGGAACCGTACCATCGAAACGATGCGGAAAGCAAACGACCGTCTAAGCTTCGTTGACGGACGCCTGGAGCATTTCGAAGAGACCACTTTTGCAAGTACGTTGATGCCATTGATTAGCGAACGATGGTCGAAGTGCTTTCGTTGGAATGGCGAAGGGGAGTTTCCGACGCAGGAAAAAATGCGGCTACAAGCACTTGTCAATGCGGCTCACGCGAACGGACAACGCGTTCGTTTCTGGGCCACATCGGAAAACGAAGCCGTTTGGAAAGCACTTTTGGAGGCCGGGGTTGACCACATCAACACCGACGAACTGAAACGCCTGGCCGAGTTCCTGAAGACTTCCTCGTAA
- a CDS encoding RNA polymerase sigma factor, whose product MAPEQDRDYDEPRLIDRALAGDRSAFADLVRKNQDRLFASMLQVTGSPEEAEEVTQDAFIRAFTKLDTFQRNSQFFTWLYRIAFNSALTRRRKKRARVSLDQIREDNGLEIADEKDAVDEGMLRDERINLVRVAIETLTDEHRRILTLREMEDFAYEEIAEILQISIGTVRSRLSRARGQLKKAIESLERQSTAEGES is encoded by the coding sequence TTGGCTCCAGAGCAAGATCGAGACTACGATGAGCCAAGGCTAATCGATCGCGCCCTTGCCGGTGACCGATCTGCCTTTGCCGATTTGGTTCGCAAGAACCAGGATCGGCTATTTGCTTCAATGTTGCAGGTGACCGGTTCGCCAGAAGAAGCCGAAGAAGTCACTCAAGATGCGTTTATCCGAGCCTTTACCAAGCTGGATACGTTTCAACGCAATAGTCAGTTTTTCACTTGGCTTTACCGTATCGCGTTCAATAGTGCGTTAACACGTCGTCGCAAAAAACGAGCACGTGTTTCTTTGGACCAAATCCGAGAAGACAACGGCTTGGAGATTGCAGACGAGAAGGACGCCGTTGACGAAGGTATGCTGCGGGATGAGCGAATTAACTTGGTCCGTGTTGCCATCGAAACATTGACTGATGAACATCGCCGCATTCTGACGCTCCGCGAAATGGAAGACTTCGCCTACGAAGAGATTGCGGAGATTCTGCAAATCTCGATCGGCACCGTGCGTAGCCGACTTAGCCGTGCGCGTGGACAACTAAAAAAGGCGATCGAATCACTCGAACGTCAATCGACCGCCGAAGGTGAAAGCTAG
- a CDS encoding tetratricopeptide repeat protein: MLQRAKRNGRKLISAMMVAALLAAPAGCSLSRSANRSVVKAASKRDTAKAKRLTNSGIRSLNHEHRDLAAKHFRDAIEADYAYGPAHNNLGLMHYQQGNLYQAVMAFEEARQFLPQDATVVYNLALALESGGRVDEALDLYYTANHMAPANPHYLGNLVRLRIRRGERDEVLMQQLQDLALIETRPEWRRWADEQLALTLNDALDRGPSRDDIASSLDRDDRPPEEFDLERKIIDLTPVMPVAHQEPAESIIGPAAETLELNSPQEPPSEIESSSSPMLKDEVIDDLSEEAYFEQ, encoded by the coding sequence ATGCTGCAAAGGGCGAAACGCAACGGACGCAAACTGATTTCCGCGATGATGGTCGCGGCATTGCTTGCTGCGCCGGCGGGTTGTTCGCTGTCACGATCTGCCAATCGATCAGTCGTCAAAGCCGCATCGAAGCGAGACACGGCCAAAGCCAAGCGACTGACCAACTCAGGCATTCGCTCGCTTAATCACGAACATCGCGATTTGGCTGCCAAGCATTTCCGCGATGCGATCGAAGCTGACTACGCATACGGGCCGGCACACAACAATCTTGGCTTGATGCACTACCAACAGGGCAACCTCTATCAAGCCGTCATGGCATTCGAAGAAGCTCGGCAGTTTCTTCCGCAAGATGCGACGGTGGTTTACAACCTGGCGTTGGCATTGGAATCCGGTGGACGGGTCGACGAGGCGCTGGACCTTTACTACACCGCCAACCACATGGCCCCAGCCAATCCTCACTATCTAGGAAACCTGGTACGCCTACGAATTCGACGTGGTGAACGAGACGAAGTTCTAATGCAGCAACTGCAGGACCTCGCTTTAATCGAAACCCGTCCCGAGTGGCGTCGCTGGGCCGATGAGCAACTGGCGCTGACCCTAAACGATGCACTTGATCGCGGACCTTCGAGGGATGATATCGCGTCCTCGCTGGACCGTGATGACCGGCCGCCTGAAGAGTTCGACTTGGAACGCAAGATCATCGACCTTACCCCCGTCATGCCAGTGGCTCACCAGGAACCTGCTGAGTCGATCATTGGGCCGGCAGCTGAAACGCTGGAACTGAATTCTCCGCAGGAACCGCCTTCAGAAATTGAATCGTCGTCTTCGCCGATGCTGAAAGACGAAGTCATCGACGACCTTTCCGAAGAAGCCTACTTCGAACAATAA